GGGACCGCTTCGAGCACCTGGTGGTCTCCGACGACACCCTGACCGGCGGACTGGCCCGGCCGTACATCCCGATCCCGCTCTACCCCGCCCCGACGCCGATCACCTCCTCCGGCTGGACCCGGGTGCTGCAGGCCGGGATGTTCCTCCAGCACCCGAAGATCGCGGTCGGCGTCTGGGTCTCGGCGGCGGCCGCCACCACCGTCGAGGCACGCGTGATGTACCTCAACTCCTCCGGTGTATCGGTGCAGTTGGGCAGCAGCGTGACCGCCAACGGGACGGCGACCACCCAGCAGGTGATCGACTTCCACGGCCAGACCCCGTTCACCTGGAGCAACCTCTACATCGAGGCCCGCCGCACCGTCGGCACGGGCGCGGCCTCGGCGGGCGTGCTGTTCGCCGAGGGCCGCCAGACCTGACCAGCCGTCAACTCCCAGGAGGACCACATGTCCGTACCCGCGCCGGAGCAGCCGGCCGAGGAGGTCATCACCTTCCCCGGCGGCTTCATCCTGCTCCCGCCCGACCCCAATCCGCTGCCGCTGCCCGAGCTCCCGCAGGACGAGGTGCCGGCCGCACTGCCGGTGGACGTCGAACTCCCCTGACCCGTCCGCGTGTTCGGCCCCGTACCCGCCTCTCCGGCGGGTGCGGGGCCGCTTCGTTTCCCCGACTCCCCTGGAGGCACCGCCATGTCCGACTCCACCCGCCGCACCCTGCGCACCGCCGTACAGACCGTGCTCGGTCTGCTCGCCGCCCTTCCGCTGCTGGTCGACAGCGGCACCCTGCCCGCCACCCTGCCGGGACTGGCGCTGGCGGTCACCGTCTCCGGGACGGTCACCCGGCTGATGGCGCTGCCCGGCATCGAGCGGCTGCTGCCCGGCTGGCTGCACCGCGAGACCGCCGACGCGCCGTCGGGCGACCGGTGATCGCAGACGCCCTCGGCACGGCCCCCGTCGACACCGTCGTGGTCTGGTGCGGCGCGCTCACCGCCGTCACCGCGGCGACCGGAATGCTCTGGCGGCTGGGCCGGGTCGTCCGCCAGATCGCCCACCGGGTCGAGGAGTTCAGCGAGGACTGGCAGGGCACCGAGCCCCGCCCCGGCGTCCCGGGCCGCGAGGGCGTGATGACCCGGCTCGACGGCATCGAACGACGGCTCAGCGCCGTCGAGCACGAACTCCGCCCCAACAGCGGCTCCTCGATGCGCGACGCGATCGACCGGGTGGACCGCCGCACGCTCCGCTTCTCGCCCGACGCGGAGGCGTGAACTCCCTTGCCCATACACTGAATTCAGGAGGCAGCCATGCAGTTCGTCTCACGCGCCCAGTGGGGCGCCACCCCGCCCAGGAGTGACTGGCGGTACGTCGACGGCACCCGCGGCGTCAAGATCCACTACGAGGGCACCGCCGTCCCGTCCGACCTCCCCGCCGACCACTCCCGCTGCGCCGGCCGGGTCCGGGCCATCCAGGCCGCCCACCTGGCCGACCGGAACGAGGGCTGGATCGACATCGCGTACACGGCGGTGGTCTGCCCGCACGGCCACGTCTTCGAGGGCCGCGGCGCGCACCACCAGACCGGCGCCAACGGCGGGGCCTCGCTCAACCGGGACCACTACGCGGTCTGCGCGATGGTCGGCGACTCCGGCCTGACCGAGCCCACCGAGGCGATGCTGCACGGCCTGCGGGACGCGGTCGAGTGGCTCCAGCGCGACGGCGGCGCGGGCCCGGAGATCAAGGGCCACCGGGACGGCTACGCCACCAGCTGCCCCGGCGGCCCGCTCTACGCCTGGGTCCAGTCCGGCGCCCCCCGCCCCGGCGGGGCACCCGCCGTGCAGCCGCCCGCCCCCCAGCAGCCCACCGGCCCGGACTGGCCCGGCGTGTACCTGCGCGCCACCACCCACCACGAGGCCGCCCGGATCTGGCAGCAGCGGATGCGCGACCGCGGCTGGCCGATCGACGTGGACGGCTGGTTCGGCCCGGCCTCGGCCGAGGTGGCCCGCCGCTTCCAGGAGGATTGCACAACTCACGGTTGGCCACTGAGTGCTGACGGTATTGTTGGTCCGGCCACCTGGAAGGCTTCTTGGGAGCGGCCGGTCTCGTGAAGGTATGCACGCGATGCACTGTTGAAAAGTCGATGGACGCCTTCCACGCGCACGCCGGGCAGCCGGACGGCCGGCATCCTTGGTGCAAGGACTGCCGTAGTGTCCTTGGCAAGGCGGAACGTCTGGCCAAGAACCAGCATGCCCTGCGGGCAGCGGAGTTGGCGAAGGACGGCCTGAAAGCCTGCTCGAGTTGCGGGCAGGTCAAGGACTTCGAGGACTTCTACCGGCGTTCGGCCAGTCCGACGGGCCGGAAGTCCCAGTGCATCGCGTGCTACCGCGACGGGCAGCGGGAGTACAACGCGACCGAACAGGCCAAGCGGCGCAAGCACGCCGAGCGCGCCCGCCGCCGCGCCCAGGACCCTGAGCGCTACGACCGTTCGCTGCGGGCAGCGCAGTTCAAGAGCAAGTACGGGATCACGCTGGCGCGTTACGAGCAGATGCTCGCCGACCAGGGAAGTTGCTGTGCGGTGTGTGGCCTGCTTGCGGGGGACCGGGCCTTGCAGGTGGACCACTGTCACACGACCGGGAGAGTCCGAGGCCTGCTCTGCCGGAAGTGCAATAGCGGAATCGGGATGCTGGGCGACAGCCCGGAAGGCGTTCAGCGAGCTCTGAGTTATCTGCTGCGGACGTAGCCCGGCAGGGATTCGGTCCGACCCCTCCCGGAAACACGATCGAACGCCTACGCTCACGGCTCAACATCTCCGTACCGGCCGGTAGCGCCGTAGTGAGTGAGGCCGAGCCATGCCCGAGCAGCAGGTGGACGCGCGGTTGCGCCGGTCGCGGGCGGCGGTGGCGGTGAGCTTCGTGCTGCAGGGGGTCACCTTCGCGCTGCTGGTGACCTGCATCCCGGAGATCCAGCGCCGGTACGGGCTGAGCGACGGGCTGCTGCCGGTCTTCCTGGCGGCGGTGCCGATCCTGGCGGGTGTGGGTTCGGTGGCCTCCGAGTCGGTGGCCGGGCGGGTCGGGGCGAAGGTCGTGCTGCGGGTGGTGCAGCCCGCCGTGTGCGTCAGTCTGGCGCTGGTCGGGCTGGGCGGCGAACTGTGGGAACTCGCCATCGCGCTGGGCCTGTTCGGCCTGCTGGTCGGGGCTCTCGACGCGAGTATGAACATGCTCGGGGTCGGCCTTCAGCGCCGGTACGGCCGGAGCATCATGATCGGCTTCCATGCCGCGTTCAGCCTCGGCGGCATCCTCGGCGCCGCACTGGCCGGCCTCGGCTCGCACTACGAACTCGACCTGCCGCTGCTGTTCGGCGGCGCGGCCGCGCTGCTGATCCCGCTCGCGCTGGCGGCCGGCACCCGCTTCCCCGGACCGGCCGAACTCGGCGACGCCGTACGGGAGGCGGCCACCGCCGCGGCCGCCCGGATCCCCTGGCGTCCGCTGCTGCCGCTGTGCGCCGCGATGGCGTTCGCGTACATCGCCGACGCCTCGGTCTCCAACTACAGCGTCAAGTACCTGACCGACGTCCTCGGCAGCCCGGAGGACCTGGCCAAGCTCTCCTACCTCGGCTACATGGTGGCGATGCTGCTCGGCCGGGCGCTCGGCGACCGGGCGGTGGAGCGCTGGGGCGCGGTCCCGGTGGTGCGCGGCGGGGCGGCGCTGGCCGCGCTCGGCTTCGCGCTGGCCGCCGCCGCGCCGGGCGAGTGGGCCGGGGTGGCCGCGTTCACTGTGCTGGGCTTCGGCATCTGCGCGATCATCCCGCAGGTCTTCGCGGCGGGCGGCCGGCTCCTCCCGGACGCCTCCGACGCGGCGGTCGCCCGGCTCAACCTGTTCAACTACGTCGGCTTCCTGATCGGCTCCCCGCTGGTCGGCGCCCTGGCCGAGGCGGGATCGTTCCGGCTGGCGCTGCTGGCCCCGATGGTGCTGATCCTCGCCATCCTCCCGCTGGCCCGGCACTTCGGCGGAGCACCCGTCGCCCGATAACGTGTCACCCATGCCCGAGAACTGCGCCGGCCTGCACCTGTACTGGGACGAGGCCGTCACCTCGTACGACTTCGGGGCGGGGCACCCGATGGACCCGACCAGGCTGGCGTTGACCATGCGGCTGGTGGAGGCGTTCGGGCTGACCACTGCGCCCGGGGTGACCGTCCGGGCCGCGCCGCCGGCGGGGGAGTCGACGCTGCGGCTGGTGCACACCGCCGGGTACGTGGACGCCGTCCGCCGGATCGCCGCCGAACCGGAGCGCAGCGACCCCGCGCACGGCCTGGGCACCGCCGACAACTGGGCGTTCAAGGCCCAGCACACCGCCTCCGCGCTGATCGCCGGCCAGTCGGTGGCCGGCGCCGAGGCGGTCTGGCGCGGCGAGGAGGTCCGACACGCCGTCAACTTCGCGGGCGGCCTGCACCACGCGATGCCCGACAAGGCGGCCGGCTTCTGCGTCTACAACGACCCCGCGCTGGCGATCGCCCGGCTGCTGGAGCTCGGCGCCGAGCGGGTCGCGTACGTGGACGTGGACGTGCACCACGGCGACGGCGTGCAGGCGGCGTTCTGGAACGACCCCCGGGTGCTCACCGTCTCGCTGCACGAGAGCCCGGCCACCCTCTTCCCGGAGACCGGCTGGGCCACCGAGACCGGTGGCCCGGACGCCCCCGGCACCGCCGCCAACCTGCCGCTGCCCGCCGGGACGGGCGACGCGGGCTGGCTGCGCGCCTTCCACGCCTTCGTCCCCGAGCTGCTCTCCGCGTTCCGCCCGCAGGTGATCGTCAGTCAGCACGGCGCCGACACCCATCTGGCCGACCCGCTGGCCCACCTGACGGTCAGTCTGGACGCCCAGCGGCTGGTCGCCGAGGCGATGCACGAGCTGGCCCACCACTACGCGGACGGCCGCTGGCTGGCCCTGGGCGGCGGCGGGTACGCGGTGGTGGACGTGGTGCCGGCCGCCTGGACCCACCTGGTGGCGATCGCTGCCGGGCACCCGATCGACCCGGCCACCGAGCTCCCCGCCGAGTGGCGCGCCGAGGCCGAGCGGCTGACCGGCCGCCCGGGCCCGGCCCGGATGACCGACGGCGTCGAGCCGCACTGGCGGGACTTCCACGACCACGGCTACGACCCCGGCGACCGGCTGGACCAGGCGATCCTGGCCGCCCGCCGCGCCGTCCTCCCGCACCACGGCCTGCTGCCGTGACCCGGGCGGAGCTGACCCGGGCCGAACTGATCGCGCACCTGCTCCGGCACCGGCTGGCGGGCCCGGCCGTCCCGACGCCCCGGCAGAACAACCTGCGGCACTACCGCCTGTTCGGCCAGGCCGACCCGGCGGCCCTGATGGGCCTGGACCCGGAGCGCCGCTGGGGGCCGGGCGCGGTGCTCGAGCTGATGGCCGAGCGGGTCGGCGTGCACCCGGACTTCGGCTACGGCCAGGGCCCCGACACCATCGACCCCGAGCGCACCGTGGACGCGCTGGAGCGCCTCGCCGGGCTGCTGGCCGCCACCGCCCGCCGCCGGGGCAGCGTGCTGGCCGGGACGGGGCACCCGACCAAGCTGGCGGGCTTCCACGGCGCACTGGCCCGCGCCCTGGAGCGCGCGGGCTGCGCCCTGCGCACGCCGGCGCTCGGCACCCGGTTCCGCGAGCCCACCCCGGCCGGACAGCGGACCTGCGTGCTGGACGCGGTCGGCCCGGTCCTGGTGGTCCGCTCCGCGGACAGCGCGCGCGAGCTGCTGCACACCCACTCGCCGCAGCCCGTCCGACTGGCCCTGGCCGCGCTCACCGCGGCCGGGGAACCGCTGCCCGACCTGGTGCTGGGCGACCACGGCTGGCTCTGCGGGGCGGGCCGACTGGGCATCCCGGCCGGTGGACCGGCCGACTCCAACGACGTGGCCCCGTTCGTCGCCGAGGCCGAGGGCACCGTCGCGGTGGCCGTCCCGATGGACGACGGTGCGCACCCGGACTGCTACAGAGCGCTGAGCGACTACGTACTGCAACGGGCGGATCTCGCACCGTACAAGGACTGAGCTTCCCCCTCTTCCCACTGGTACCACCCTTAACTACTCTGGGGATACACGTGTGCCGGTGGAGTCACCGAAGGGGAAGTCGGTGCCTTGCACACGGGTAAGGGTCGGGTGAGGGTCATGAGTTCCGGCGAACGCCCATTGCAGGAGGTCGTCTTCCTGACCGTGGCGGAGGTTGCCTCGGTCATGCGGGTGTCCAAGATGACGGTGTACCGCTTGGTGCACAGTGGAGAGCTGCCCGCGATCAGGGTCGGCCGCTCCTTCCGAGTTCCCGAGCAGGCCGTCCACGAGTACCTCAGGGATTCCTACGTGCGGCTCGAAAGCGCGTAACGTAAGCCCCCATCAGGGCGCGATTACGGCTTATCCGAGGTGACGGGTAGGCTAGGCCCTCCGTCAGTCGTATGGACTCCGTCTCTCACGGACGAGAGTCTCAGTGAGCGAGGGTAGTTCCGTGGGCTCTGTCATCAAGAAGCGTCGCAAGCGTATGGCCAAGAAGAAGCACCGCAAGCTTCTGAAGCGCACTCGCGTTCAGCGTCGTAACAAGAAGTAGGCACCCACGGCCGCGCCCTGCGCGCCAGGTGTGCAGACGGCGCCCGTCCCGGCTCAGGCCGGGGCGGGCGCCGTCGTTTGTCCGGATCGAACCCCGGCGCGATACGGTGCGTGCAGGGCTTTCGAGAGGGGTGCGGCGCAGTGGGCAAGGTCGTGCTCGTCACCGGCGTCGCCCGGCACCTGGGGGCCAGGTTCGCGGCCCGGCTGGCCGGCCGGCCCGGCATCGACCGGGTGGTCGGCGTGGACAGCCGGGAGCCGTGGGGCGGGATGACCGCCGACGGCGTCGAGTACGTCCGGGTCGACCTGCGGCGCCCCGCCGTCGCCCGGGTGATCGCCGAGTACGACGTGGACACCGTGGTGCACCTGGACGTCAGCGCCGGGGTGCAGGGTGGCAGGGCCACCGCCAAGGAGACCAACGTCATCGGCACCATGCAGCTGCTCGGGGCCTGCCAGAAGGCACCGGGGCTGCGCCGACTGGTCGTCAAGTCCACCACCGCCGTCTACGGCTCCGCCCCGCGCGACCCGGCGGTGTTCGGCGAGCGGATGCAGCTCAAGGACCTGCCGCGCAGCGGCTTCGGCAAGGACGCCACCGAGGTCGAGGGGTACGTCCGGGGCTTCGCCCGGCGCCGTCCCGACGTCGCGGTCACCGTGCTGCGGTTCGCCAACATCGTCGGCCCGGCCGGGGACACCCCGCTCTGCGACTACTTCGCGCTGCCGGTGCTGCCCACCGTGCTCGGCCGCGACCCCCGGCTGCAGTTCGTGCACGAGGACGACGCCGTCGCGCTGCTGCACCTGGCCGCCACCGAACCCAGGCCCGGCACCTACAACGTGGCCGGGAACGGCGTGCTGCTGCTCTCCCAGTGCGCCCGCAGGCTGGGGCGGCCCACCGTCCCGCTGCTCGGCCCCGCGCTCGGCCTGGTGGCCGGTCTTGCCCGGCGGACCGGGCTCGCCGACATCTCGCCCGAGCAGCTCCAACTGCTCAGCCACGGGCGGGTGGTGGACACCACCGCGCTGCGCGAGGGTTTCGGCTGGACCCTGAGCATGACCACCCCCGAGGCGTTCGCGGACTTCGCCGCCGCCCAGTCCGGCGGGCTGCTGCCGCCCGAGCGGCTGGCCGCCGCCACCGACCGGCTGGCGGGGCTGCTGACCCGTCAGAACCCTCCGAGGAGCTGAGGCCGAGATGACCGCTGCGAGGAACGCCGAGCAGGCGAAGGTGATCCCGATCGAGTCCGCGCCGAGCTGGCAGCCGGAGCCGTCCGGGCCTGCCCTGGCGGACCGGATCGCCGACGCGGTCGGCGGCGCGCTGGCCGGTCCGCTCGGCGCGGCCGCCACCCGGGCGCTCGGCAAGGGCTGGGAGCAGCGGGCCGCGGGCGGCCTGTCCTTCCTGCGGCGGCGGATCACCGGCGACTACGAGGTGGACGAGTTCGGCTTCGACCGGGAGCTCACCGAGGAGGTGCTGCTCTCGATGCTCCGCCCGCTGGCGGAGAAGTACTTCCGGGTCGAGGTCCGGGGGATCGAGAACATCCCGGCCGAGGGCGGGGTGCTGATCGTCGCCAACCACTCCGGCACCATCCCGCTGGACGCGCTGATGACCCAGATCGCGATCCACGACCACCACCCCCGGCGGCGGCACCTGCGGATGCTCGCGGCCGACCTGGTCTTCGTCCTGCCGGTGGTGGGTGAGCTGGCCCGGAAGGCCGGGCACACGCTGGCCTGCGGCGAGGACGCCCAGGCGCTGCTGGAGCGCGGCGAGGTGGTCGGGGTCTGGCCGGAGGGCTTCAAGGGGATCGGCAAGCCGTTCGCCGAGCGGTACAAGCTGCAGCGCTTCGGCCGGGGCGGCTTCGTGGCCTCCGCGCTGCGGGCCGGGGTGCCGATCGTGCCGTGCTCGATCGTCGGCGCGGAGGAGACCTACCCGATGATCGGGAACGCCCGGACGCTGGCCCGCGCGCTCGGTCTGCCGTACCTGCCGATCACGCCGACCTTCCCCTGGCTCGGCCCGCTCGGCGCGATCCCGCTGCCGACCAAGTGGACCATCCAGTTCGGCGAACCGATCCCGACCGACAGCCACCCTCCGGAGGCGGCGGACGACCCGATGCTGGTCTTCGACCTGACCGACCAGGTCAGGGAGACCATCCAGCACACCCTGTACAAGCTGCTGGTGCAGCGGCGGTCGGTGTTCTTCTAGCTCGGTCCTCTTCCGGACGTGCCGGAGGCGGGGCCGGGGCAGCTGCCCCGGCCCCGCCTTTTTGGTGCGCTCAGCCCAGCGAGATCTCCGGCAGCAGGCCCGGGATCAGCGCGGGGATGCGCAGTTCCTGGGTCGGCGGCTGGTCCTGCGTGGTGGTGCCGGCGTCCGGGGCGGGTGCCTCGGCGGCGCGCTCCGGCGTACCGGCGGCCGGGGAGGCCGAGCCGCCACCGGTGAGGCCGCCAGGCAGCAGCTTGTCGAGCAGGCCGGGGCTGGCCTTGCCGCTCGGCGTGGCCGCGCCCTGTCCGGTGCCGGAGTTGGGCCGGCCCGGCTCGGTCCGCGGGCGGTCCGCGCTGCCCGTACCGGCGGCCGGGGAGGCCGCCGCACCACCGGCGGACTGGGGTGCGCCGCCGGGAGCGGCCGGGGTGTTGCCCTTGGCGGCCGGCGGAGCCAGCTGGAGCGGGGCGACGTCCTCGGTCATCTCGTCGAAGAGCTCGTTCACCTTGCTGGCCTGGCCGGTGAGTTGGGCCGGCAGCTGACCCTTGACGGCCGCCCACCGGTCGTCCTCGCCGTCGGCGAAGCCGGCCAGCTTGCGCATCGGGTCGAGCGATCCGTTGCTCCGGTAGACCGAGCGCAGCAGCTCCCGGCCCTTGACCGCCTCGGCGTGCATGTCGTCCAGTGCGCGGCGGACCTGCTCCACCGTGGCCGGGCTCAACGTCGTACCGGTGTCCGCCCGGCCGAGCAGGCCCTGGGCCTCCTCCAGCCGGGTGGAGGCCTGGTCCAGCAGCAGGGCGCCGACCTCGGTGTCGGAGCCGGCCCAGCTCAGCCGGAGATCCTCCAGACCGCGCTTCATGCCGTAGAGGGTGTCCCCCGGGAGGGCGTTGGAGCTGGCTGCGGCCGCGCCGGCGAAGCTGCCGACCGCGACGCCGGCCACCAGGCCGCCGATCGCCAGCCGGCGGCCCCAGCGCAGCCGGGCCCCGGACCTGACCGCCCGATGCCTGCGCTGCTGCGGCACCCTGGCGGCCGGGCTGCCCGTCCAGTCGCGCTCGAAC
This genomic interval from Kitasatospora gansuensis contains the following:
- a CDS encoding helix-turn-helix domain-containing protein translates to MSSGERPLQEVVFLTVAEVASVMRVSKMTVYRLVHSGELPAIRVGRSFRVPEQAVHEYLRDSYVRLESA
- a CDS encoding NAD-dependent epimerase/dehydratase family protein, which encodes MGKVVLVTGVARHLGARFAARLAGRPGIDRVVGVDSREPWGGMTADGVEYVRVDLRRPAVARVIAEYDVDTVVHLDVSAGVQGGRATAKETNVIGTMQLLGACQKAPGLRRLVVKSTTAVYGSAPRDPAVFGERMQLKDLPRSGFGKDATEVEGYVRGFARRRPDVAVTVLRFANIVGPAGDTPLCDYFALPVLPTVLGRDPRLQFVHEDDAVALLHLAATEPRPGTYNVAGNGVLLLSQCARRLGRPTVPLLGPALGLVAGLARRTGLADISPEQLQLLSHGRVVDTTALREGFGWTLSMTTPEAFADFAAAQSGGLLPPERLAAATDRLAGLLTRQNPPRS
- a CDS encoding DUF5667 domain-containing protein, translated to MTANMLEHRRARAFAEALEAHRTEPHQGDRRPDSGQPGGSTAMAELLSMADALGALPEPELSTEARTLQRAQLMAAFERDWTGSPAARVPQQRRHRAVRSGARLRWGRRLAIGGLVAGVAVGSFAGAAAASSNALPGDTLYGMKRGLEDLRLSWAGSDTEVGALLLDQASTRLEEAQGLLGRADTGTTLSPATVEQVRRALDDMHAEAVKGRELLRSVYRSNGSLDPMRKLAGFADGEDDRWAAVKGQLPAQLTGQASKVNELFDEMTEDVAPLQLAPPAAKGNTPAAPGGAPQSAGGAAASPAAGTGSADRPRTEPGRPNSGTGQGAATPSGKASPGLLDKLLPGGLTGGGSASPAAGTPERAAEAPAPDAGTTTQDQPPTQELRIPALIPGLLPEISLG
- a CDS encoding lysophospholipid acyltransferase family protein, with the translated sequence MTAARNAEQAKVIPIESAPSWQPEPSGPALADRIADAVGGALAGPLGAAATRALGKGWEQRAAGGLSFLRRRITGDYEVDEFGFDRELTEEVLLSMLRPLAEKYFRVEVRGIENIPAEGGVLIVANHSGTIPLDALMTQIAIHDHHPRRRHLRMLAADLVFVLPVVGELARKAGHTLACGEDAQALLERGEVVGVWPEGFKGIGKPFAERYKLQRFGRGGFVASALRAGVPIVPCSIVGAEETYPMIGNARTLARALGLPYLPITPTFPWLGPLGAIPLPTKWTIQFGEPIPTDSHPPEAADDPMLVFDLTDQVRETIQHTLYKLLVQRRSVFF
- a CDS encoding phosphatase encodes the protein MTRAELTRAELIAHLLRHRLAGPAVPTPRQNNLRHYRLFGQADPAALMGLDPERRWGPGAVLELMAERVGVHPDFGYGQGPDTIDPERTVDALERLAGLLAATARRRGSVLAGTGHPTKLAGFHGALARALERAGCALRTPALGTRFREPTPAGQRTCVLDAVGPVLVVRSADSARELLHTHSPQPVRLALAALTAAGEPLPDLVLGDHGWLCGAGRLGIPAGGPADSNDVAPFVAEAEGTVAVAVPMDDGAHPDCYRALSDYVLQRADLAPYKD
- a CDS encoding peptidoglycan recognition protein family protein, translating into MQFVSRAQWGATPPRSDWRYVDGTRGVKIHYEGTAVPSDLPADHSRCAGRVRAIQAAHLADRNEGWIDIAYTAVVCPHGHVFEGRGAHHQTGANGGASLNRDHYAVCAMVGDSGLTEPTEAMLHGLRDAVEWLQRDGGAGPEIKGHRDGYATSCPGGPLYAWVQSGAPRPGGAPAVQPPAPQQPTGPDWPGVYLRATTHHEAARIWQQRMRDRGWPIDVDGWFGPASAEVARRFQEDCTTHGWPLSADGIVGPATWKASWERPVS
- a CDS encoding 30S ribosomal protein bS22, yielding MGSVIKKRRKRMAKKKHRKLLKRTRVQRRNKK
- a CDS encoding acetoin utilization protein AcuC; protein product: MPENCAGLHLYWDEAVTSYDFGAGHPMDPTRLALTMRLVEAFGLTTAPGVTVRAAPPAGESTLRLVHTAGYVDAVRRIAAEPERSDPAHGLGTADNWAFKAQHTASALIAGQSVAGAEAVWRGEEVRHAVNFAGGLHHAMPDKAAGFCVYNDPALAIARLLELGAERVAYVDVDVHHGDGVQAAFWNDPRVLTVSLHESPATLFPETGWATETGGPDAPGTAANLPLPAGTGDAGWLRAFHAFVPELLSAFRPQVIVSQHGADTHLADPLAHLTVSLDAQRLVAEAMHELAHHYADGRWLALGGGGYAVVDVVPAAWTHLVAIAAGHPIDPATELPAEWRAEAERLTGRPGPARMTDGVEPHWRDFHDHGYDPGDRLDQAILAARRAVLPHHGLLP
- a CDS encoding endonuclease VII domain-containing protein, with the protein product MDAFHAHAGQPDGRHPWCKDCRSVLGKAERLAKNQHALRAAELAKDGLKACSSCGQVKDFEDFYRRSASPTGRKSQCIACYRDGQREYNATEQAKRRKHAERARRRAQDPERYDRSLRAAQFKSKYGITLARYEQMLADQGSCCAVCGLLAGDRALQVDHCHTTGRVRGLLCRKCNSGIGMLGDSPEGVQRALSYLLRT
- a CDS encoding MFS transporter, coding for MPEQQVDARLRRSRAAVAVSFVLQGVTFALLVTCIPEIQRRYGLSDGLLPVFLAAVPILAGVGSVASESVAGRVGAKVVLRVVQPAVCVSLALVGLGGELWELAIALGLFGLLVGALDASMNMLGVGLQRRYGRSIMIGFHAAFSLGGILGAALAGLGSHYELDLPLLFGGAAALLIPLALAAGTRFPGPAELGDAVREAATAAAARIPWRPLLPLCAAMAFAYIADASVSNYSVKYLTDVLGSPEDLAKLSYLGYMVAMLLGRALGDRAVERWGAVPVVRGGAALAALGFALAAAAPGEWAGVAAFTVLGFGICAIIPQVFAAGGRLLPDASDAAVARLNLFNYVGFLIGSPLVGALAEAGSFRLALLAPMVLILAILPLARHFGGAPVAR